In Rhodobacter sp. 24-YEA-8, the following are encoded in one genomic region:
- a CDS encoding nucleotide sugar dehydrogenase: MIKKLVDSIANHRAKIGILGLGYVGIPLAQRINEVGFPVLGLDVSAERIEQLNSGQSPIKHIPHQAIAAMRESGFEATADFSRAAECDALLICVPTPLNKFREPDLSFVTATMDSIAPYLRAGQLLSLESTTWPGTTDEVLLPYVTDAGLIPGDDFFLVYSPEREDPGNPNFHTRTIPKVVGGHTRACLDVGSALYGAFIDRVVPVSSTRAAEMVKLLENIHRSVNIGLANEMKLVAERMGLDIFEVVDAAATKPFGFTPFYPGPGIGGHCIPIDPFYLTWKAREYGLHTRFIELAGEINAAMPDYVISRLVSALNARQKSLAGAKVLALGIAYKRDVDDMRESPSVFVMERLREWGALVDYSDSNVPVFPRMREHQFDLKSVSLSPEVIASYDAVVLLTDHSDFDYEMIRENARLLIDTRGKYRGQVAENISRA; the protein is encoded by the coding sequence ATGATCAAGAAACTAGTAGATAGTATCGCGAACCATCGGGCGAAAATCGGCATCCTCGGCCTCGGCTATGTTGGGATACCACTCGCGCAGCGCATCAATGAAGTCGGCTTTCCGGTATTGGGTCTTGATGTTTCAGCCGAGCGGATAGAGCAGCTGAATAGCGGCCAGAGCCCGATAAAGCATATCCCGCACCAGGCAATTGCCGCCATGCGCGAAAGCGGCTTCGAAGCGACAGCTGACTTTTCCCGCGCCGCCGAATGCGATGCGCTGCTCATCTGCGTCCCGACCCCGCTCAACAAATTCCGCGAGCCGGATCTGAGCTTCGTGACAGCCACCATGGACAGTATCGCGCCGTATCTGCGGGCGGGCCAGCTTCTCTCGCTCGAAAGCACCACCTGGCCCGGCACGACCGACGAAGTGCTGCTGCCTTATGTCACCGATGCCGGCCTGATCCCGGGCGATGATTTCTTCCTGGTCTATTCGCCCGAGCGCGAAGATCCCGGCAATCCCAACTTCCACACAAGGACCATCCCGAAAGTGGTCGGCGGCCATACGCGGGCCTGTCTTGATGTCGGCAGTGCTCTTTACGGCGCCTTCATCGACCGCGTCGTGCCGGTCAGCTCGACCCGCGCCGCCGAGATGGTCAAGCTGCTGGAAAATATCCACCGCTCGGTCAATATCGGGCTTGCCAATGAGATGAAGCTCGTCGCCGAACGGATGGGGCTCGATATTTTCGAGGTCGTCGACGCGGCGGCGACCAAGCCCTTCGGCTTCACCCCCTTCTATCCCGGGCCCGGCATCGGCGGTCACTGCATCCCGATCGACCCTTTCTACCTGACCTGGAAGGCGCGGGAATACGGGCTGCATACCCGCTTCATCGAGCTGGCCGGCGAAATCAATGCCGCGATGCCCGACTATGTCATCTCGCGGCTGGTTTCGGCGCTGAACGCGCGGCAGAAATCGCTGGCAGGGGCAAAGGTGCTGGCGCTTGGCATCGCCTATAAGCGCGACGTGGATGACATGCGTGAAAGCCCTTCGGTTTTCGTGATGGAACGGCTGCGCGAATGGGGGGCTCTGGTCGATTATTCAGACAGTAATGTGCCGGTCTTTCCCAGGATGCGGGAACATCAGTTCGATCTGAAATCTGTGTCACTGAGCCCGGAGGTGATCGCCTCATATGACGCGGTCGTGCTGCTGACCGATCACAGCGATTTCGATTATGAGATGATCCGCGAAAATGCGCGCCTTCTGATTGATACCAGGGGCAAATATCGTGGTCAGGTCGCCGAGAATATAAGCCGCGCGTAA
- a CDS encoding Gfo/Idh/MocA family protein produces MSDVKIAQIGCGYWGKNLARNFAEIGALGAIVDDHPATATAISAQHGVPARTLDEVLADPETQGLSFATPAETHAGLAARALAAGKHVYVEKPMALTAAECRQMIGAAAQADRVLMVGHLLQYHPIFVALRDRVHSGDLGELRYIYSNRLSLGKFRVEEDVLWSFAPHDISMILALANRPVAQVSAQAAAFVSPGIADMATCQIGFGDGLRAHVFTSWSHPFKEQRLVVVGSTGMAVFEDSQPDWDRKLALYRHQIDTSGPVPIPESVPAEYVAVPRGEPLKDECREFVAAIAQGRAARTDGAEGLAVIDVLERASQAIKAGH; encoded by the coding sequence ATGTCGGATGTGAAAATAGCGCAGATCGGCTGCGGCTACTGGGGCAAGAACCTTGCCCGGAACTTCGCCGAAATCGGCGCGCTCGGCGCAATCGTCGATGACCACCCTGCCACGGCAACGGCGATCTCGGCCCAGCACGGCGTGCCCGCGAGAACGCTGGACGAGGTTCTGGCCGATCCGGAAACCCAGGGCCTTTCCTTCGCCACCCCGGCCGAAACTCATGCCGGCCTTGCCGCAAGGGCACTGGCGGCCGGTAAGCATGTCTATGTCGAAAAGCCGATGGCCCTGACGGCTGCGGAATGCCGGCAGATGATTGGCGCGGCAGCGCAGGCGGACCGCGTGCTGATGGTCGGTCACCTGCTGCAATACCACCCGATCTTCGTGGCGCTGCGCGACCGCGTGCATTCCGGGGATCTGGGTGAACTGCGCTATATCTATTCGAACCGGCTCTCGCTTGGGAAGTTCCGCGTCGAAGAGGATGTCCTCTGGTCCTTTGCGCCGCATGATATCTCGATGATCCTTGCGCTGGCGAACCGGCCGGTCGCGCAGGTCTCGGCTCAGGCGGCGGCTTTCGTCAGCCCCGGAATTGCTGATATGGCCACCTGCCAGATCGGTTTCGGCGATGGGCTGCGTGCGCATGTCTTCACCTCCTGGAGCCATCCTTTCAAGGAACAGCGCCTGGTGGTCGTTGGCAGCACCGGCATGGCGGTGTTTGAGGACAGCCAGCCCGACTGGGACCGTAAGCTCGCGCTCTACCGCCACCAGATCGACACCAGCGGCCCGGTGCCGATCCCTGAATCGGTTCCGGCGGAATATGTCGCAGTGCCGAGGGGCGAGCCACTTAAGGATGAATGCCGCGAATTTGTCGCGGCCATCGCGCAGGGCCGCGCCGCTCGCACCGACGGGGCCGAGGGCCTCGCAGTGATCGACGTGCTGGAGCGCGCCTCGCAAGCGATCAAAGCCGGTCACTGA
- a CDS encoding DapH/DapD/GlmU-related protein: MFTGNRIRLSRIAADLGLTLWRDGEIACVGKVPTRLDARLVPAGKAVHLTDAARENGIAAYVVPEDLAASVPQAAGVILSGQPVATAMAVHEYLCDLPGFLWTDFPSEIDPAAIIMPGAFVAPKNVRIGAGTVIGPNAVILERSLIGANCQIGATVVIGMEAFEQKVGVSPKALLRQAGGVRIGDNVSLLPGCTIARSTFGGFNHIGAETKIDAQTYIAHDCVIGERVTICACCDISGRVEIGDDAYLGPNCTISNGLRIGRKATISLGAVVTRDVEDGTRVTGNFAMPHDNWLKLIRDYR; the protein is encoded by the coding sequence ATGTTTACCGGCAATCGCATCAGGCTTTCGCGCATCGCTGCGGATCTGGGGCTTACTCTCTGGCGTGACGGCGAAATCGCCTGTGTCGGCAAAGTGCCGACGCGGCTCGACGCCCGGCTGGTGCCAGCAGGCAAAGCCGTCCATCTGACAGATGCCGCCAGAGAAAACGGCATCGCAGCCTATGTCGTGCCCGAAGATCTCGCCGCTTCTGTGCCGCAGGCAGCCGGGGTTATCCTCTCGGGTCAGCCTGTTGCCACCGCGATGGCTGTGCATGAATATCTCTGCGATCTGCCCGGCTTTCTCTGGACCGACTTTCCCAGCGAAATCGACCCGGCCGCCATCATCATGCCCGGAGCCTTCGTCGCGCCAAAGAATGTGCGGATCGGCGCAGGAACAGTCATCGGCCCGAATGCCGTCATTCTGGAGCGCAGCCTGATCGGCGCAAACTGCCAGATCGGTGCGACCGTGGTGATCGGGATGGAGGCCTTTGAGCAAAAAGTGGGCGTCAGCCCGAAAGCGCTTTTGCGCCAGGCGGGCGGCGTCAGGATCGGCGACAATGTAAGCCTTCTGCCCGGCTGCACCATCGCGCGTTCGACTTTTGGCGGCTTTAACCACATCGGGGCCGAAACCAAGATCGACGCCCAGACCTATATCGCGCATGACTGTGTTATCGGCGAGCGGGTGACGATCTGCGCCTGTTGCGATATTTCGGGCCGGGTCGAAATCGGCGATGACGCCTATCTTGGGCCGAACTGCACCATATCCAACGGCTTGCGCATCGGCCGCAAGGCAACAATCAGCCTTGGCGCTGTGGTCACCCGCGATGTCGAAGACGGCACCAGGGTCACCGGAAACTTCGCCATGCCGCATGACAACTGGCTGAAACTCATTCGCGATTACAGATAG
- a CDS encoding DegT/DnrJ/EryC1/StrS aminotransferase family protein, with protein sequence MQFIDLAAQQARIKDRIDSRIQAVLAHGGYIMGPEVKELESQLAAFSGVRHALGCANGTDALQLALMALGASAGDAVFCPTFTFAATAEIVPLFGAKPVFVDVLETSFNMDPASLERAIAEAKRQGLRPAGIIPVDLFGLPADYDAIEAIAEREGIWIVADSAQGYGGLYKGRRTGSIGTIATTSFFPAKPLGCYGDGGAVFTNDDELAKLLDSLRVHGKGSDKYDNVRIGLNSRLDTLQAAILLEKLAIYKDEIESRQRVAQRYNNALANHFAVPVVPEGMVSVWAQYTLLAKDTAERDAALAALKAAGIPGMVYYPRPLHTQTAYQDFPKDPKGLPVAESLAGRVFSLPMHPYLTEADQDRVINALREAS encoded by the coding sequence ATGCAGTTCATCGACCTCGCCGCGCAGCAGGCACGGATCAAGGACAGGATCGACAGCCGGATCCAGGCTGTGCTGGCGCATGGCGGCTATATCATGGGCCCGGAAGTGAAAGAACTGGAGTCGCAGCTCGCCGCCTTTTCGGGGGTCAGACACGCGCTTGGCTGCGCCAATGGGACCGATGCGCTGCAACTGGCCCTGATGGCGCTTGGGGCTTCGGCCGGGGACGCGGTCTTCTGCCCGACATTCACCTTCGCCGCCACCGCCGAGATCGTGCCGCTTTTCGGGGCCAAGCCGGTCTTTGTCGATGTGCTGGAAACCAGCTTCAACATGGACCCCGCCAGCCTCGAACGCGCCATCGCCGAAGCAAAGCGTCAGGGTCTGCGCCCCGCCGGCATCATTCCGGTCGACCTTTTCGGCCTGCCCGCCGATTACGACGCGATCGAGGCGATTGCCGAACGCGAAGGCATCTGGATCGTGGCCGACAGCGCCCAGGGCTATGGCGGTCTTTATAAGGGGCGCCGCACCGGCTCCATCGGAACCATCGCCACCACCTCTTTCTTCCCGGCGAAACCGCTGGGCTGCTATGGCGATGGCGGTGCGGTGTTCACCAATGACGATGAGCTCGCGAAGCTGCTCGACTCGCTCCGGGTTCATGGCAAAGGCAGTGACAAATATGACAATGTGCGCATCGGCCTGAACTCGCGGCTCGACACGCTGCAGGCTGCGATTCTGCTGGAAAAGCTGGCGATCTATAAGGATGAGATCGAAAGCCGGCAGCGGGTGGCACAGCGCTATAATAATGCACTGGCCAATCACTTTGCGGTTCCGGTGGTGCCAGAGGGCATGGTCTCGGTCTGGGCCCAATATACGCTGCTGGCAAAAGACACAGCCGAACGCGATGCGGCGCTTGCAGCGCTCAAGGCGGCCGGCATTCCCGGCATGGTTTACTATCCCCGCCCTCTGCACACCCAGACGGCCTATCAGGATTTTCCGAAAGACCCAAAGGGCCTGCCGGTCGCCGAAAGCCTTGCCGGCCGCGTTTTCAGCCTTCCCATGCATCCCTATCTGACCGAAGCTGATCAGGATCGCGTCATTAACGCGCTTCGCGAGGCGTCATAA
- a CDS encoding FkbM family methyltransferase, whose protein sequence is MADDVFTISDGDTTYKHYLPDHELDYVQKFVRQNATPYELDMLRDMATRLHPGDIVFDIGANVGNHTLYLASRVGCHVVAFEPNTHLAEAISQSARLNNLSELITVKNVGVGDRRGNAHFVKEIPENLGGQSIEMGAGTISVIPLDSLKKPAPVRMLKIDVEGFEIPVLRGAKKLIARDRPVIYAECQNEAQFREVSALLLDMEYLVHSQFNATPTHLFIPAEQTSLTAYSREVVTEKTGEIYRLNERYTETRGSLVAASNKYYNLGLRMNEATEAATQKDAQFRETLAERDAKIVKVEQEIVALGKIASERDLKIASLAQDSDKLADQLKVAAKEAGETRQLLQIAEAAKLSTEQKLEAERSIALTERSAALAERNAAAAERNAAIAEGIVALERQNALQRKLETAEAAYAAAQSRLSALGSERDAARAQADAFRQERDAAQAEIDILAKKSEAQSDALRKLEDRLTTVQAQAAEDLSAARAYALKRENVALGAKRRMELELQAAHAITRKELNGARRDLEKRQTALVGSQKALASTRKALSERASLRRHFRLVLRKRLGLGSEKPAPTTGGSAFAEGVLRFHDTRVMRALSDTLAPRGLRRKFGNWLRRRAKPHPPTLHRPIAHQPPPASLPGSVVPAPASVLAMTASEAATPDLALPSAKQQSGALGEALAKADFIVLVNAYPAGDGAYGGEFIRTRVDAYAEAGLLGCVIELNARNRDLQQDPTGTVPVFRMPAHEAEALARRLSTVRGTVLVHSPSPQMQQLLPQHIDGKRLVYWFHGFELRDIRRLSYNFTTEERETRRASLDLTNRQRWEAARATFANPDIRVIFVSDYLRGIAGRDVGSLPTRSSVIHNFIDGDYYSFVPAAQRGSGRILLLRPFKQRNYAGDIATRAVKLLSDRPGFERLSFTIRGFGPLYAENTEFLRGMSNVTLQEQYSSRDEMKALYASHDIALCPTRHDTQGVSLGEAMARGMACISNDVTGIPEFAGQGAAVLVRPDDVRGYADAIWDLAHDKQRIGRIGAAGAERVRRQCGLDATIRREIALLRE, encoded by the coding sequence ATGGCAGATGATGTCTTCACCATTTCGGACGGTGATACGACTTACAAGCATTACCTGCCGGATCATGAACTTGACTACGTGCAGAAGTTTGTGCGCCAGAACGCAACCCCATATGAGCTGGACATGCTCCGGGATATGGCAACAAGGCTGCATCCCGGAGATATTGTCTTCGATATCGGCGCGAATGTCGGCAATCACACGCTGTATCTGGCGAGCCGGGTTGGCTGTCATGTTGTGGCATTCGAACCGAATACCCATCTGGCCGAGGCCATCAGCCAAAGCGCCAGGCTGAACAACCTTTCCGAGCTGATCACTGTCAAAAATGTCGGTGTCGGCGACCGGCGCGGCAATGCGCATTTCGTAAAGGAAATTCCCGAAAATCTCGGCGGTCAGAGCATTGAGATGGGGGCCGGGACGATCTCGGTGATCCCGCTCGACTCACTGAAAAAGCCCGCGCCAGTGCGTATGCTGAAGATTGATGTCGAAGGGTTCGAGATCCCGGTTTTGCGCGGCGCGAAAAAGCTGATTGCCCGTGATCGGCCGGTTATCTACGCCGAATGTCAGAATGAGGCGCAGTTCCGTGAAGTATCGGCGCTGCTTCTCGACATGGAATACCTCGTGCATTCGCAATTCAACGCCACGCCGACTCATCTCTTCATTCCGGCCGAGCAAACCAGCCTGACCGCCTATTCGCGTGAGGTTGTAACTGAAAAGACAGGCGAGATTTACAGGTTGAACGAGCGCTACACGGAAACGCGGGGCTCACTCGTCGCGGCCAGCAACAAGTATTACAATCTGGGCCTGCGCATGAATGAGGCCACCGAAGCCGCGACGCAAAAAGATGCGCAGTTCAGAGAGACCCTTGCTGAGCGCGATGCGAAGATCGTGAAGGTGGAGCAGGAGATCGTTGCTCTTGGCAAAATTGCAAGCGAGCGCGACCTGAAAATTGCCAGCCTCGCGCAGGACTCCGACAAGCTGGCGGACCAGCTGAAAGTGGCGGCGAAAGAGGCAGGCGAGACGCGGCAACTGCTGCAGATCGCCGAGGCGGCGAAGCTTTCGACCGAGCAGAAACTCGAAGCTGAGCGGAGCATTGCGTTGACGGAACGCAGCGCTGCCCTTGCCGAGCGCAATGCGGCGGCGGCGGAGCGCAATGCGGCCATAGCAGAGGGCATCGTCGCGCTGGAGCGGCAGAACGCCCTTCAAAGAAAGCTGGAGACCGCCGAGGCGGCTTATGCAGCTGCCCAGTCCCGCCTCTCCGCGCTCGGATCCGAGCGCGATGCGGCGCGGGCGCAAGCGGATGCATTCCGGCAGGAGCGTGATGCCGCGCAGGCCGAAATCGACATCCTGGCAAAGAAAAGCGAGGCTCAGAGTGACGCGCTGCGCAAGCTCGAAGACCGTCTGACAACCGTGCAGGCGCAAGCCGCTGAAGACCTCAGCGCGGCCCGCGCCTATGCCCTGAAGCGCGAAAATGTTGCACTCGGAGCGAAGCGCCGCATGGAGCTGGAGCTCCAGGCCGCACATGCCATAACCCGCAAAGAGCTTAACGGCGCCCGCAGGGACCTGGAAAAGCGGCAGACGGCGCTTGTCGGTTCCCAGAAAGCCCTGGCTTCAACCCGCAAGGCACTCTCGGAACGCGCATCGCTGCGGCGCCACTTCAGGCTTGTGCTGCGCAAGCGTCTTGGTCTCGGCAGCGAAAAACCCGCACCGACTACGGGCGGCAGCGCTTTCGCAGAAGGGGTGCTCAGATTTCACGACACACGTGTCATGCGCGCGCTCTCGGACACTCTTGCCCCCCGCGGATTGCGCCGCAAATTCGGGAACTGGCTGCGCCGCAGGGCAAAGCCGCACCCGCCGACGCTGCACAGACCGATCGCGCATCAGCCCCCTCCGGCCAGTCTGCCGGGCAGCGTGGTCCCGGCCCCCGCGTCCGTTCTGGCCATGACGGCCTCCGAGGCAGCCACGCCGGATCTTGCTCTGCCCTCCGCGAAGCAACAGTCGGGCGCGCTTGGCGAAGCGCTGGCGAAAGCGGATTTCATCGTGCTGGTTAACGCCTATCCCGCAGGAGATGGCGCTTATGGCGGAGAATTCATCCGGACCCGTGTCGATGCCTATGCCGAAGCGGGGCTGCTTGGATGTGTGATAGAGTTGAACGCGCGCAACCGCGACCTGCAGCAGGATCCGACCGGAACGGTTCCGGTTTTCCGGATGCCCGCTCATGAGGCAGAAGCGCTTGCCCGCAGGCTGAGCACGGTCAGGGGCACAGTCCTGGTTCATTCGCCATCGCCCCAGATGCAGCAGCTGCTGCCACAGCATATTGATGGCAAGCGGTTGGTCTACTGGTTCCACGGTTTTGAGCTGCGCGATATCCGCCGGCTGTCTTACAACTTCACCACCGAGGAACGTGAGACGCGGCGCGCAAGCCTTGATCTGACCAACCGGCAACGCTGGGAGGCGGCGCGCGCGACCTTTGCCAATCCCGATATACGGGTGATCTTCGTATCAGATTACCTGCGTGGCATCGCCGGTCGCGATGTCGGCAGTCTGCCCACGCGCTCCTCCGTGATCCACAATTTCATCGATGGGGATTATTACAGTTTCGTACCGGCCGCCCAGCGCGGCAGCGGCAGGATCCTGCTCCTGCGCCCGTTCAAGCAGCGCAATTATGCCGGCGACATTGCGACCCGAGCCGTGAAACTTCTGTCTGATCGCCCTGGATTCGAGCGCCTCAGCTTCACCATTCGCGGCTTTGGTCCGCTTTACGCCGAGAATACCGAATTCCTTCGCGGCATGAGCAATGTCACCTTACAAGAGCAATACAGCAGCCGCGACGAAATGAAGGCGCTTTACGCGAGCCACGATATTGCTCTCTGCCCGACGCGGCATGACACCCAGGGCGTGAGCCTCGGAGAGGCGATGGCCAGGGGCATGGCCTGTATCTCGAACGATGTCACAGGTATTCCGGAATTTGCCGGTCAGGGAGCCGCTGTTCTGGTGCGCCCGGACGATGTGCGCGGCTATGCGGATGCGATCTGGGATCTGGCACATGACAAGCAGCGGATCGGCAGAATTGGCGCTGCCGGCGCGGAGCGTGTTCGCAGGCAATGCGGCCTGGATGCCACTATCCGCCGTGAAATCGCATTGCTCAGGGAATGA
- a CDS encoding glycosyltransferase family 2 protein produces the protein MLTILMPVRNEAAFLKSCLASIEPPSGLLCEIVLVDDGSEDESAAIAADFAAGSAIPMQVIRNGHRGKAGALNLAFLAARGDAFIFFAGDDLLVGSALPARLAAVTAGMTARSPCVAQCRYRSFSDTHPGLAGILFPRPGMEDHIAGGAVSFNRAFAGRYFPIPEQLPNEDSWLRALAIALDLQVVPLDCLGLHYRIHAGNSVGPLRSFAEADRNLRERNAAYALALERFDREITASGRRRLEAIIRAEELRSRGRWLALLFIGGLSRIDRAMMLANSTPWLYALKTRLLPKLRHWIRRRV, from the coding sequence GTGCTTACGATACTCATGCCGGTGCGCAATGAGGCTGCCTTTCTGAAATCCTGTCTCGCGTCAATAGAACCCCCATCGGGGCTGTTATGTGAGATCGTGCTGGTCGATGACGGCTCCGAGGATGAGAGCGCGGCGATAGCGGCTGATTTCGCAGCCGGGTCGGCGATTCCGATGCAGGTGATCCGCAATGGCCACCGGGGGAAGGCGGGGGCGCTCAATCTGGCATTTCTCGCCGCCAGGGGGGACGCCTTCATTTTCTTCGCCGGCGATGACCTGCTTGTCGGCAGCGCCCTGCCGGCCCGTCTGGCGGCCGTGACAGCCGGCATGACAGCGCGATCCCCCTGTGTCGCGCAATGTCGCTACCGCAGCTTTTCAGACACACATCCCGGGCTGGCCGGTATCCTCTTTCCGCGACCGGGAATGGAGGATCACATCGCAGGCGGCGCGGTCAGTTTCAACCGGGCCTTTGCCGGGCGCTACTTCCCGATTCCAGAACAGCTGCCGAACGAGGACAGCTGGCTGCGGGCATTGGCGATAGCGCTGGATCTGCAGGTGGTTCCGCTGGATTGCCTCGGGCTGCATTACCGCATTCACGCCGGAAATTCCGTGGGTCCGCTGCGCAGCTTTGCCGAAGCCGACCGCAATCTGCGCGAGAGGAATGCCGCCTATGCGCTGGCGCTGGAACGCTTTGACCGCGAGATCACCGCGTCCGGGCGACGCCGGCTTGAGGCCATCATCCGCGCCGAAGAACTCCGCAGCCGCGGAAGGTGGCTGGCGCTTCTTTTCATCGGCGGGCTGAGCCGGATCGACAGGGCAATGATGCTGGCCAATTCCACACCCTGGCTTTACGCGCTCAAGACACGCCTGTTGCCAAAGCTGCGCCACTGGATCCGCCGCAGGGTCTGA
- a CDS encoding ABC transporter ATP-binding protein produces MIVLKGVTKAFRRGHRLNYVARNINAVFPSRTSVALLGRNGAGKSTLLKVIGGTMRPDSGKVMSSGRISWQIGFAGSFHPDLTGTQNTRFIARIYGVDSDSLARSVADFAELGDSFDMPFRTYSSGMRARFAFGVSMSIPFSYYLIDEVTSVGDASFRAKCNEVMEDRLSNAGAIVVSHNDTMLRSMCSAGAVLERGILTYYDDVDDAIAHHNRNMQARPVV; encoded by the coding sequence ATGATCGTTCTCAAAGGGGTGACCAAAGCATTTCGTCGCGGACACAGGCTGAATTACGTGGCCCGCAACATCAATGCTGTCTTCCCCTCGCGCACTTCGGTTGCGCTCCTGGGCCGCAACGGTGCCGGAAAATCCACATTGCTCAAAGTCATTGGCGGCACCATGCGGCCCGACAGCGGCAAGGTTATGAGCAGCGGCCGGATTTCCTGGCAGATCGGCTTTGCCGGCAGTTTTCACCCGGATCTGACCGGGACACAGAATACCCGCTTCATTGCCCGGATCTATGGGGTCGACAGCGACAGTCTGGCGCGCAGCGTCGCGGATTTCGCCGAGCTTGGCGACAGTTTCGACATGCCATTCCGGACTTACAGTTCGGGGATGCGTGCCCGTTTCGCTTTTGGCGTCTCGATGAGCATCCCCTTCAGCTACTACCTGATCGACGAGGTCACATCCGTCGGTGACGCCTCCTTCCGGGCGAAATGCAACGAAGTGATGGAAGATCGGCTGAGCAATGCCGGGGCCATCGTAGTCTCTCACAACGATACGATGTTGCGCAGCATGTGCAGCGCCGGTGCCGTGCTGGAACGCGGTATCCTGACCTATTACGATGATGTGGATGACGCGATCGCGCATCACAATCGTAACATGCAGGCGCGTCCGGTCGTCTGA
- a CDS encoding sugar transporter — translation MAAEPVIRAPLRVLTENPALPAPVHAPVNDPVIRAVRPIPAVVPGPGQSPTPGPSPTVVKKPKVMATAQPARLRRRHLAVLVAFFAIVLLPVTLVAGYLYLIAADQYSSQMSFSLRSEQHVNPLEALSGLGQIATGSSSDSEIVHEYLSSQKIVEDINKDLDLRAIFGRDRGDRYFTLPDGASIEEMRDYWKRMISVRLEKGSGVLRIESLAFTPQEAQAINGAILRETQALTDRLSLIAREDALRYAEVDLEESRERLKAARGNLSTFRATTNIIDPTLDLASNGGVMGILQQQLVEALLAKDMLLSNNPPESDPRIGQSDSRIAAIRKRIDEERNSVSDGDTSSLVQIVGTFEALTVEREFAEKAFLSATAAYDIARAEAERRSRYVAVHIEPTLADSPLYPRRAMITGIFAAICLLGWALLVMIGYSLRDRG, via the coding sequence GTGGCTGCTGAACCTGTTATCCGTGCCCCCCTTCGGGTGCTTACGGAAAATCCCGCTCTCCCGGCGCCGGTTCATGCTCCGGTCAATGACCCGGTTATTCGCGCTGTCAGGCCGATCCCGGCCGTGGTGCCCGGGCCGGGCCAGTCTCCCACGCCAGGCCCGTCGCCCACAGTGGTGAAAAAGCCAAAAGTCATGGCGACGGCACAGCCCGCCCGGCTGCGGCGGCGGCATCTGGCAGTTCTTGTCGCCTTTTTCGCGATTGTTCTGCTGCCGGTGACACTCGTTGCTGGGTATCTCTATCTGATCGCGGCGGATCAGTATTCCTCCCAAATGTCTTTCTCGCTGCGCTCCGAACAGCACGTGAACCCGCTTGAGGCGCTCAGCGGTCTGGGGCAGATCGCGACCGGCTCTTCTTCCGACTCTGAGATCGTTCACGAATATCTCAGCAGCCAGAAAATCGTTGAAGATATCAATAAAGACCTGGACCTTCGGGCGATTTTTGGCCGTGATCGGGGAGACAGGTATTTCACCCTTCCTGACGGGGCCAGCATCGAAGAGATGCGCGATTACTGGAAGCGTATGATCTCTGTGCGGCTGGAAAAGGGCAGCGGTGTCCTGCGCATCGAAAGCCTCGCATTCACGCCCCAGGAGGCCCAGGCCATCAATGGCGCCATTCTGCGCGAAACCCAGGCACTGACCGACCGGCTGAGCCTGATTGCCCGTGAAGATGCCCTGCGCTATGCCGAGGTCGACCTCGAAGAGTCACGGGAGCGCCTGAAAGCGGCACGCGGTAATCTGAGCACCTTCCGCGCAACCACCAATATCATTGACCCGACGCTGGATCTCGCGAGCAATGGCGGCGTCATGGGCATCTTGCAGCAGCAGCTGGTAGAGGCCCTGCTGGCCAAGGACATGCTGCTTTCCAACAATCCGCCAGAGAGCGATCCGCGGATCGGCCAGTCAGATTCCCGTATCGCGGCCATTCGCAAGCGGATCGACGAAGAGCGCAACTCGGTAAGCGATGGCGACACTTCAAGCCTTGTGCAGATCGTGGGAACCTTCGAGGCGTTGACCGTAGAGCGGGAATTCGCCGAGAAGGCGTTTCTCTCTGCCACTGCGGCCTATGATATCGCGCGCGCCGAAGCCGAACGCCGCAGCCGCTATGTTGCCGTCCATATCGAGCCGACTTTGGCCGACAGTCCTCTGTATCCGCGTCGGGCGATGATCACCGGGATTTTTGCCGCGATCTGTCTGCTGGGATGGGCGCTGCTGGTGATGATCGGCTATTCTCTGCGGGACCGGGGATGA